In the genome of Natronorubrum sediminis, one region contains:
- a CDS encoding DUF7576 family protein, translated as MADSTDEDSLECLACRDPITSAVDQRVVPALEDGEAVYRHFCSETCLEEWTA; from the coding sequence ATGGCTGATTCGACGGACGAAGATTCACTCGAGTGTCTGGCGTGTCGTGACCCGATTACATCGGCTGTCGACCAACGGGTCGTCCCCGCGCTCGAGGACGGTGAGGCGGTGTATCGACACTTTTGTAGCGAGACGTGCCTCGAGGAGTGGACGGCGTAG